The following proteins are encoded in a genomic region of Aliiroseovarius sp. F47248L:
- a CDS encoding M20 aminoacylase family protein, translating into MPIRNRFHELKDDITAWRRDFHAHPELMFDTHRTAGIVAEKLRGFGCDEVVEGIGRTGVVGVIKGRSDMAGRVVGLRADMDALPIEEATGLDYASTQPGKMHACGHDGHTAMLLGAAQYLAETRNFDGTCVVIFQPAEEGGGGARVMCEDGLMERFGIQEVYGMHNWPGHDQGTFAIRPGPFFAATDLLDIRFEGRGGHAAKPHDTIDPVVMASQAVQALQTIASRNADPTEQVVVSITSFETSSNTFNVIPQGVHLLGTVRTLSNDVRDLAEERVHAICNGIAAAFGGSVTVRYDRNYPVMVNHADETGFAARAAQEVAGTCKEAPLIMGGEDFAYMLEERPGAYILVGNGDTAMVHHPEYNFNDEIIPQGCSWWVEVVEQRMPAS; encoded by the coding sequence GTGCCGATCAGGAACAGATTTCATGAGTTGAAAGACGACATCACTGCTTGGCGGCGTGATTTTCATGCCCATCCAGAGCTGATGTTCGACACCCATCGCACTGCTGGCATTGTGGCCGAGAAGTTGCGCGGCTTTGGTTGTGATGAGGTTGTGGAGGGTATTGGGCGCACCGGCGTTGTTGGCGTCATCAAGGGGCGGTCTGATATGGCAGGTCGGGTTGTCGGATTACGCGCCGATATGGACGCGCTACCGATCGAAGAGGCGACAGGGCTGGATTATGCCTCGACGCAGCCGGGCAAGATGCACGCTTGCGGCCATGATGGGCACACCGCGATGCTTCTTGGTGCGGCGCAGTATCTGGCTGAAACCCGGAATTTCGACGGCACTTGCGTCGTGATTTTCCAACCCGCCGAAGAAGGTGGCGGCGGGGCGCGCGTCATGTGCGAAGACGGGTTGATGGAGCGGTTTGGTATTCAGGAAGTGTACGGTATGCACAACTGGCCGGGCCATGATCAGGGGACATTTGCGATCCGTCCTGGCCCGTTCTTTGCGGCCACTGATCTGTTGGATATCCGTTTTGAAGGGCGCGGCGGGCATGCTGCCAAGCCGCATGACACGATCGATCCGGTGGTGATGGCCTCGCAAGCGGTGCAGGCCTTGCAGACCATCGCGTCGCGCAACGCCGATCCGACCGAGCAAGTGGTTGTGTCGATCACGTCATTTGAGACAAGCTCGAATACTTTCAACGTGATACCGCAAGGTGTTCATCTGCTGGGCACAGTGCGAACGCTTTCAAACGACGTTCGGGATTTGGCCGAAGAACGGGTGCATGCGATCTGCAATGGGATTGCCGCCGCCTTTGGTGGGTCAGTCACGGTGCGCTATGACCGAAATTATCCAGTCATGGTCAACCACGCGGACGAAACCGGGTTTGCCGCACGGGCCGCACAGGAGGTGGCGGGGACGTGTAAGGAAGCCCCTTTGATCATGGGGGGCGAGGATTTCGCCTATATGCTGGAAGAACGTCCCGGCGCCTATATTCTTGTGGGCAACGGTGACACCGCGATGGTCCACCACCCCGAATACAATTTCAACGACGAGATTATCCCGCAGGGCTGTTCCTGGTGGGTCGAGGTCGTCGAGCAACGGATGCCTGCATCTTAA
- the moaA gene encoding GTP 3',8-cyclase MoaA — protein MNTPRLVDPFMRTVTYLRLSVTDRCDFRCTYCMSENMTFLPKKDLLTLEELDRICSAFIGLGVRKLRITGGEPLVRKGIIGFFEGMGRHLESGALDELTLTSNGSQLHRFAKDLYAAGVRRVNISLDTLDEDKFARITRWGRLPQVMRGIDAALDAGLKVKINAVALKGFNDTELFELVDWCAEKSLDLTFIEVMPMGDMGEEDRLDQYWPLSDLRAQLAERLTLTDLDMSTGGPARYMRVEETGQKIGLITPLTHNFCESCNRVRMSCTGQLYTCLGHDGMSDLRAPLRASESDAVLIDAIHAAIGRKPKGHDFDYSRQIVQGQTIRHMNHTGG, from the coding sequence ATGAATACACCTCGGCTTGTCGATCCGTTTATGAGAACGGTCACCTATCTGCGCCTGTCCGTCACGGACCGGTGCGATTTCCGTTGCACATATTGCATGTCCGAGAACATGACCTTTCTACCCAAGAAAGACTTGTTGACGCTTGAGGAGTTGGATCGCATCTGCTCTGCCTTCATCGGTCTTGGTGTGCGCAAGCTGCGCATTACCGGTGGCGAGCCGCTGGTGCGCAAGGGTATCATCGGCTTTTTCGAAGGCATGGGCCGCCATTTGGAAAGCGGCGCTTTGGACGAGTTGACGTTGACCTCCAACGGCTCGCAACTGCATCGCTTTGCCAAGGATCTCTATGCCGCGGGGGTGCGGCGGGTGAACATCTCGCTTGATACGCTGGACGAGGATAAGTTTGCCCGGATTACCCGCTGGGGTCGTCTGCCACAGGTTATGCGCGGCATTGACGCGGCGTTGGATGCCGGTCTGAAGGTCAAGATCAACGCGGTTGCGCTGAAAGGCTTCAACGACACCGAGCTGTTTGAACTTGTTGATTGGTGTGCCGAAAAAAGTCTGGACCTGACCTTTATCGAAGTCATGCCGATGGGCGATATGGGGGAAGAAGATCGACTGGATCAATATTGGCCCCTATCGGACCTGCGCGCGCAACTGGCCGAACGCCTGACACTTACCGATCTGGACATGTCCACTGGTGGCCCGGCCCGATACATGCGGGTCGAAGAAACCGGACAAAAGATCGGCCTGATTACACCCTTGACCCATAATTTTTGCGAAAGCTGCAATAGGGTGCGGATGAGCTGCACCGGCCAGCTTTATACCTGTCTGGGTCATGACGGCATGTCAGACCTGCGTGCGCCCTTGCGTGCGTCGGAAAGCGATGCGGTGCTGATCGACGCGATTCACGCAGCCATCGGACGCAAACCGAAAGGGCACGATTTTGACTATTCCCGGCAAATCGTGCAAGGCCAGACGATCCGCCATATGAACCATACGGGCGGCTAA
- a CDS encoding D-galactarate dehydratase codes for MKHVILIPAICLTLAGCSGLDMNNLMPRPPHLQNQPTYNNDLPPAPPEDAITVDELDTATEEDRMAAATTAPNVAAGSLGVTVASLGDPTAPGFWVETSLVSSETQGRVQSKTTGRTVKVTLRPASGGGSRVSLSTLQLLDLDISGLHELVVFGS; via the coding sequence ATGAAACATGTCATTCTTATACCTGCGATTTGTCTGACCTTGGCCGGGTGTTCCGGTCTGGATATGAACAATCTCATGCCCCGCCCGCCGCATTTGCAAAACCAGCCGACCTATAACAATGACCTTCCGCCCGCGCCGCCCGAAGATGCGATCACGGTGGATGAGTTGGATACCGCCACGGAAGAAGATCGGATGGCCGCGGCCACGACCGCACCCAACGTGGCGGCCGGGTCGTTGGGCGTGACAGTGGCCAGCCTTGGCGACCCCACTGCGCCCGGTTTCTGGGTCGAAACCTCGCTTGTGTCCTCCGAAACGCAGGGCCGCGTGCAGTCCAAAACGACCGGACGCACCGTGAAAGTTACCCTGCGCCCCGCATCGGGTGGAGGAAGCCGCGTGTCGCTATCGACGCTTCAGTTGCTGGACCTCGACATCTCGGGGTTGCATGAGCTGGTTGTCTTTGGATCGTGA
- a CDS encoding AMP-binding protein, translating into MTSRLSDADWLADGRARKLIARWDQWQVMRDAFAWNVPEHFNIAERCCDSWAARDAGRVALTHIAQDGDATDWTFGALKAASDRLATVLRRRGLGKGDRIAVLLGQGPEVLITHFAAYKLGAVILPLFTLFGADALAYRLSDSGARIVVTDAQGLAKIDEIRADLPELTEVLSVTSTLSTLDFWAELNAAPPLTTAVVTHAEDPAVMIYTSGTTGPPKGVLHAHRFLLGHLPCVETYNEDFPQAGDKGWTPADWAWIGGLMDLALPFLYFGVPIVSHRMRKFEAEAAYALIADQNIRNLFMPPTALKLLRQSDAPPDGVHIRSIGSGGESLGSGLLGWAQETLGVNVNEFYGQTECNLVLSSVAGAMQVKPGSMGQPIPGHAVAVIDARGKPCPPGEMGEIAVRAGDPVMFLRYWNLPEKTAAKFDGDWMRTGDLAVQDADGYFTFASRDDDVITSAGYRIGPSEIENCLQTHPDVAMAAVVGVPDALRTEAVKAFVVLREGVREAGMADRLIQLVRDRISPHVAPRLVEFVDKLPMTATGKIMRRELREPDAP; encoded by the coding sequence GTGACCTCGCGTCTGTCTGACGCGGATTGGCTGGCCGATGGCCGAGCGCGCAAGCTTATAGCGCGTTGGGATCAGTGGCAGGTGATGCGCGATGCTTTCGCGTGGAACGTTCCCGAACATTTCAACATCGCCGAACGGTGTTGTGACAGCTGGGCAGCACGTGATGCAGGGCGCGTGGCGCTGACCCATATCGCTCAGGACGGTGACGCCACAGACTGGACCTTTGGCGCGTTGAAGGCCGCATCTGATCGGTTAGCCACGGTCTTACGCAGGCGAGGGCTGGGTAAAGGTGACCGGATAGCGGTGTTGCTGGGGCAGGGGCCGGAGGTGCTGATCACCCACTTTGCCGCTTATAAACTGGGCGCTGTGATTTTGCCTTTGTTTACATTGTTTGGTGCCGATGCGCTGGCCTACCGCCTGTCTGACAGCGGCGCGCGGATCGTGGTGACGGACGCACAAGGCCTTGCAAAAATTGACGAAATTCGTGCAGACCTGCCGGAATTGACCGAGGTGTTATCGGTCACCTCAACCTTGAGCACATTGGATTTTTGGGCCGAGCTCAATGCGGCGCCACCCCTGACCACTGCCGTGGTTACTCATGCCGAAGATCCGGCGGTGATGATCTATACCTCGGGCACAACCGGACCACCCAAGGGGGTGCTGCACGCGCACCGATTCCTTCTGGGTCATTTGCCATGCGTGGAAACCTATAACGAGGATTTCCCGCAAGCTGGCGACAAAGGTTGGACACCTGCGGATTGGGCTTGGATCGGCGGATTGATGGATCTGGCCCTGCCGTTTCTTTATTTTGGCGTGCCGATTGTCAGTCACCGGATGCGGAAGTTCGAGGCCGAAGCAGCCTACGCCCTGATAGCAGATCAGAACATTCGCAATCTGTTCATGCCTCCGACCGCCCTGAAGCTGTTGCGGCAGTCTGATGCGCCGCCGGATGGTGTCCATATCCGGTCGATTGGGTCAGGCGGAGAAAGCCTTGGGTCGGGATTGCTAGGCTGGGCACAAGAGACATTGGGCGTCAATGTGAACGAATTTTACGGCCAGACCGAATGTAATTTGGTTTTATCTTCTGTGGCCGGAGCGATGCAGGTCAAACCGGGCAGTATGGGGCAGCCGATACCCGGTCATGCTGTTGCGGTGATCGACGCACGGGGGAAACCGTGTCCGCCCGGCGAAATGGGTGAAATCGCGGTGCGTGCAGGCGATCCGGTGATGTTTCTGCGTTACTGGAACCTGCCAGAAAAGACAGCGGCGAAGTTTGATGGCGACTGGATGCGCACGGGCGACTTGGCCGTCCAGGATGCGGATGGGTATTTCACCTTTGCCAGCCGCGACGATGACGTCATCACATCGGCAGGCTATCGCATCGGTCCGTCCGAGATTGAGAACTGCTTGCAAACCCACCCTGATGTCGCAATGGCTGCAGTGGTGGGCGTCCCTGACGCCCTTCGGACCGAGGCTGTCAAAGCCTTCGTCGTTTTGCGCGAGGGTGTGCGCGAAGCGGGGATGGCTGACCGACTGATTCAACTCGTCCGCGACCGGATCAGCCCACATGTTGCCCCGCGATTGGTCGAGTTCGTCGATAAGCTGCCAATGACTGCCACGGGCAAGATCATGCGCAGAGAATTGCGAGAACCAGATGCGCCCTAA
- a CDS encoding DNA alkylation repair protein has protein sequence MTLDEALTALRAQIEEGRAEGMAAYHKQTRKVLGIPNPALNDLTKSWRQSLSVDDRVTLADNLWQTDIFEARIAAAKLLTQARLRPDESAWTLIQSWVADFDSWAIADHACMAGQKRLVADTSRINTVEGWTKSDHMWTRRAALVITLPWTKQNNPKPEDLAIRDRVLGWASTYVDDPEWFIQKAIAWWLRDLSKHDPDRTRDFLEAQGGRMKAFARKEAGKYLA, from the coding sequence ATGACGCTGGACGAGGCGCTGACCGCCCTGCGCGCCCAAATTGAAGAAGGTCGTGCCGAAGGCATGGCCGCCTACCACAAGCAAACGCGCAAAGTATTGGGCATCCCAAACCCCGCGCTGAATGACCTGACGAAAAGCTGGCGGCAGTCCTTGTCGGTTGATGACCGCGTGACGCTGGCCGATAATCTGTGGCAAACCGACATCTTTGAAGCCCGCATAGCAGCGGCAAAACTGCTGACCCAAGCTCGGCTGCGCCCGGACGAGTCTGCATGGACGCTGATCCAAAGCTGGGTGGCCGATTTCGACAGTTGGGCGATTGCTGACCACGCCTGCATGGCTGGGCAGAAACGGTTGGTGGCCGATACGTCACGCATCAACACGGTCGAAGGCTGGACCAAGTCCGACCACATGTGGACCCGGCGCGCGGCACTGGTCATCACCCTACCCTGGACAAAGCAGAACAACCCCAAGCCAGAGGATTTGGCAATCCGCGACCGTGTGCTTGGCTGGGCATCGACCTATGTCGATGACCCAGAGTGGTTCATCCAGAAGGCCATCGCATGGTGGCTGCGTGATCTCTCAAAACATGACCCAGACCGAACTCGCGACTTTCTGGAGGCACAGGGCGGCAGGATGAAAGCCTTTGCGCGGAAGGAGGCCGGGAAGTATCTAGCCTAA
- the glmS gene encoding glutamine--fructose-6-phosphate transaminase (isomerizing), whose product MCGIVGVLGNHEAAPILVEALKRLEYRGYDSSGIATINEAGELNRRRAVGKLVNLSDMLVHDPLAGKSGIGHTRWATHGAPTTDNAHPHKAGPVAVVHNGIIENFRELREKLAAEGLTFSTETDTETVALLAQSHIARGKSPQEAVAATLAELEGAFALCFLFDGEHDLMIAARKGSPLAIGHGEGEMFVGSDAIALAPMTDRITYLEEGDWAVITRNGAEIYDDKDRLVNRPVKQVRLDAARIEKGGYKHFMAKEIAQQPTVVGEVLNAYVKGDRIAMDLGGINFADIDRLSIVACGTAYYAGLVAKYWFEHYARLPVDIDVASEFRYREAPFAPKTLGVFVSQSGETADTLAALRYSAGKVDKIVSLINVPESSIARESDVAVEIHAGPEVSVASTKAFTCQLTCFAIMALKAAHDRGHLDDAGLTAHLADLRQLPGLMSHALTIDTATKEIAVKLAEARDVLFLGRGQMFPLALEGALKLKEISYIHAEGYASGELKHGPIALVDKATPTVVMAPHDGLFDKTVSNMQEVMARGGRVLLVSDARAAKEAGDGVWQSLALPEAPELIQPILYAIPAQLLAYHTAIAKGTDVDQPRNLAKSVTVE is encoded by the coding sequence ATGTGTGGTATTGTAGGAGTTCTGGGCAATCACGAAGCCGCACCCATCTTGGTTGAGGCGCTGAAGCGGCTTGAATATCGCGGCTATGACAGTTCCGGGATTGCAACCATCAACGAGGCTGGCGAACTGAACCGTCGTCGTGCTGTGGGCAAACTGGTGAATTTGTCGGATATGCTTGTCCATGACCCGTTGGCCGGAAAATCAGGCATCGGACACACACGCTGGGCCACCCATGGTGCGCCCACCACAGACAACGCACACCCGCACAAGGCGGGACCGGTTGCGGTGGTGCATAACGGCATCATCGAAAACTTCCGCGAGCTGCGCGAAAAGCTCGCCGCCGAAGGTTTGACCTTTTCGACCGAGACCGACACGGAAACCGTTGCCCTGCTGGCGCAAAGCCACATCGCGCGCGGCAAATCCCCGCAAGAGGCGGTCGCTGCCACGCTGGCCGAACTGGAAGGCGCTTTCGCCCTGTGTTTTCTGTTTGACGGCGAACACGACCTGATGATCGCCGCACGTAAGGGCAGCCCCTTGGCCATCGGTCACGGCGAAGGCGAGATGTTCGTTGGCTCTGACGCTATCGCGCTGGCCCCGATGACCGACCGCATCACCTATCTGGAAGAAGGCGATTGGGCGGTCATCACCCGCAACGGGGCAGAGATTTATGACGACAAGGATCGCCTTGTGAACCGCCCCGTGAAACAAGTGCGCCTTGATGCCGCCCGGATCGAAAAAGGTGGCTACAAACACTTTATGGCAAAAGAGATCGCCCAGCAGCCCACGGTGGTGGGTGAAGTTCTGAACGCCTATGTGAAGGGTGACCGGATCGCTATGGACCTTGGCGGTATTAACTTCGCCGATATTGATCGCCTGTCCATCGTCGCCTGCGGCACCGCCTATTACGCCGGGCTGGTCGCGAAATACTGGTTCGAGCATTACGCCCGTCTGCCCGTCGATATCGACGTGGCAAGTGAATTTCGCTATCGCGAAGCCCCGTTTGCGCCTAAGACGCTGGGCGTCTTTGTCAGTCAATCTGGCGAAACGGCCGATACGCTGGCGGCCCTTAGATATTCGGCGGGCAAGGTCGACAAGATCGTCAGCCTGATCAACGTCCCCGAAAGCTCCATCGCGCGCGAAAGCGATGTGGCGGTGGAAATTCATGCGGGGCCAGAAGTGTCCGTGGCCTCCACCAAGGCGTTCACCTGCCAGTTGACCTGCTTTGCCATCATGGCATTGAAAGCGGCCCATGATCGGGGGCATCTGGACGATGCAGGCCTTACAGCACATTTGGCCGATCTGCGCCAATTGCCGGGCCTGATGAGCCACGCGTTGACCATCGACACCGCCACGAAAGAGATCGCCGTGAAGCTGGCCGAAGCGCGGGACGTCTTGTTCCTTGGCCGAGGGCAGATGTTCCCTCTGGCGCTGGAAGGCGCGCTGAAACTGAAAGAAATCAGCTATATACACGCCGAAGGTTATGCGTCAGGAGAGCTGAAACACGGCCCAATCGCGTTGGTCGATAAAGCCACGCCAACGGTGGTGATGGCCCCCCATGACGGACTGTTCGACAAGACCGTGTCCAACATGCAGGAAGTCATGGCGCGTGGTGGGCGCGTCTTGTTGGTGTCGGATGCGCGTGCCGCCAAAGAAGCCGGCGACGGCGTGTGGCAATCCCTTGCTCTGCCTGAAGCGCCTGAACTGATTCAGCCGATCCTTTACGCGATTCCCGCGCAGTTGCTTGCCTATCACACCGCGATTGCCAAAGGCACCGACGTGGACCAGCCACGTAATCTGGCCAAATCGGTTACGGTCGAATGA
- the glmU gene encoding bifunctional UDP-N-acetylglucosamine diphosphorylase/glucosamine-1-phosphate N-acetyltransferase GlmU, which translates to MATALIVLAAGMGTRMNSDLPKVMHEIAGVPLFAHALASGAALSPDRAVLVVGHGAEMVEAAAKDIDPEISIAVQEEQLGTGHAVQQARAALDGFDGDAIVLYGDTPFIRTETLEAMAAARARGADVVVLGFETADPGRYGRLIVKDGALDRIVEFKDASDEERAVTLCNSGVVAADAKLLFDLLDGVGNDNAAGEYYLPDIVSVARARGLTASVVTCDEAETLGINSRAELAAAEDVFQTRARDAALEIGVTLIARDTVYFAHDTVIGRDTVIEPNVVFGPGVTVESGALIRAFSHLEGCHVSRGAVVGPYARLRPGAELANDAKVGNFVEIKNAQIEEGAKVNHLSYVGDARVGEHANIGAGTITCNYDGVSKHHTDIGARTFIGSNTCLVAPVSVGDEAMTATGTVVTKNVPAGAMAVGRAKMEVKPGLAIKLFEKLKAAKARRQKGS; encoded by the coding sequence ATGGCGACCGCCCTGATTGTCCTTGCCGCTGGCATGGGAACACGGATGAATTCAGACCTGCCGAAAGTCATGCATGAAATTGCAGGTGTACCACTGTTTGCCCATGCGCTGGCATCCGGGGCTGCTTTGTCGCCGGACCGCGCGGTGCTGGTAGTGGGTCACGGCGCCGAGATGGTCGAGGCTGCGGCTAAAGACATCGACCCCGAGATTTCCATCGCCGTGCAGGAAGAACAGTTGGGCACCGGTCACGCGGTTCAACAGGCACGGGCCGCGTTGGACGGGTTCGACGGCGATGCCATCGTGCTTTACGGCGACACGCCCTTCATCCGAACTGAGACGCTTGAAGCGATGGCAGCGGCGCGAGCAAGAGGCGCAGACGTGGTTGTGCTGGGCTTTGAGACCGCAGACCCTGGCCGTTATGGGCGCTTGATCGTCAAGGATGGCGCGTTGGATCGCATCGTAGAATTCAAGGATGCATCGGATGAAGAACGCGCGGTAACACTTTGTAACAGCGGCGTTGTTGCCGCAGACGCTAAGCTTCTGTTCGACCTGTTGGATGGGGTTGGAAACGACAATGCAGCAGGCGAATACTACCTGCCGGACATCGTGTCTGTCGCCCGTGCGCGCGGTCTGACCGCCTCGGTGGTGACCTGCGACGAAGCAGAAACCCTCGGCATCAATTCCCGCGCCGAACTGGCCGCTGCCGAAGACGTTTTCCAGACCCGCGCCCGCGACGCCGCGCTCGAAATTGGCGTGACCCTGATCGCCCGCGACACCGTCTATTTCGCCCATGACACCGTCATCGGGCGCGACACTGTCATCGAACCAAACGTGGTCTTTGGCCCCGGCGTCACCGTGGAAAGCGGTGCGTTGATCCGGGCATTTTCACATCTGGAAGGCTGCCACGTCTCACGCGGCGCGGTGGTCGGCCCCTATGCCCGCCTGCGCCCCGGTGCCGAACTGGCCAATGACGCCAAGGTGGGCAATTTCGTCGAAATCAAAAACGCCCAGATTGAAGAAGGTGCGAAGGTCAACCACCTGTCCTATGTGGGCGACGCGCGCGTCGGCGAGCACGCCAATATCGGCGCAGGCACCATCACCTGCAACTATGACGGTGTCTCCAAACACCACACGGACATCGGCGCGCGGACGTTCATCGGGTCAAACACCTGCCTTGTGGCCCCCGTTTCGGTCGGCGATGAAGCCATGACGGCGACCGGCACTGTGGTGACGAAAAATGTGCCAGCCGGTGCGATGGCCGTGGGGCGCGCGAAGATGGAGGTCAAACCGGGCCTTGCCATCAAATTATTTGAAAAACTGAAGGCCGCAAAAGCCCGACGTCAGAAAGGTTCCTGA
- a CDS encoding HAD-IA family hydrolase — translation MTNNATPGRRTVIFDLDGTLADTSGDLIAAANACFSALGHGEVLDPSADQLTAFHGGRAMLRLGFSRVNGGVVDDAVIEREFPNLLIAYEDDIDRHTRLYPGAMDAVARLHAGDYAVGICTNKPEGLARLLLTRLGILNHFTSLIGADTLPTRKPDPAPFVAAAHGAGGDPTRALLVGDTETDRKTAQAAGVPCILVGFGPEGPGVARLAPEAMLDHFDDLDRVVADLIG, via the coding sequence ATGACGAACAACGCGACGCCGGGACGGCGTACAGTGATTTTTGATCTGGATGGTACATTGGCGGATACGTCAGGCGACCTGATCGCGGCGGCAAATGCCTGCTTCTCGGCGCTGGGACATGGTGAAGTCCTGGATCCAAGCGCCGACCAGCTGACCGCTTTTCACGGTGGCCGCGCAATGCTGCGGCTTGGCTTTTCGCGGGTGAATGGCGGGGTGGTGGATGACGCTGTTATCGAGCGCGAGTTTCCCAATCTGTTGATCGCCTATGAAGATGACATCGACCGCCACACACGTCTGTATCCGGGTGCGATGGACGCGGTCGCGCGACTGCACGCGGGCGATTATGCGGTGGGGATTTGCACCAACAAGCCCGAGGGGCTGGCGCGGCTGTTGCTGACTCGTTTGGGGATTTTGAACCACTTCACGTCTTTGATCGGCGCGGACACATTACCGACCCGCAAGCCCGACCCAGCCCCATTCGTCGCCGCAGCCCACGGGGCAGGCGGCGATCCGACGCGGGCACTTTTGGTCGGGGATACCGAAACCGACCGCAAGACCGCGCAGGCCGCGGGCGTGCCCTGCATCCTTGTCGGTTTCGGTCCCGAGGGGCCGGGGGTTGCGCGGTTGGCACCCGAGGCGATGCTGGATCACTTCGATGATTTGGATCGCGTGGTCGCAGACCTGATCGGCTGA
- a CDS encoding aminotransferase class I/II-fold pyridoxal phosphate-dependent enzyme: MTERFTGNFTQQEPIPDEGIAAAMEVLRHGRLHRYNVAEGETSHTAMLEQEFAALMGSKYALAVASGGYAIATALRAVGVGPGDRVLTNAFTLAPVPGAIASVGGVPVFVEVTEALTIDLDDLAAKVAKPDAPMVLLLSHMRGHICDMDRLMEITDAAGVTVIEDCAHTMGATWNGVLSGRHGAMAAYSTQTYKHANSGEGGLLISDDPDLMARAIVLSGSYMLYERHLAGPPPEAFERVKYVTPNISGRMDNLRAAILRPQLPGLVERCAAWNARYRVVEDGLRDTPGLTVIERPAKEGYVMSSFQFLLLDWAEGDVQDVVRFCAERGVELKWFGGAEPAGFTSRYDSWRYADAPRMPKTDRVLRGILDLRLPLTFSREDCAQIARIIRDVVLRVYQRAA; the protein is encoded by the coding sequence ATGACAGAGCGATTCACCGGTAATTTTACTCAACAAGAGCCGATCCCGGACGAAGGGATCGCCGCAGCAATGGAGGTGCTGCGCCACGGGCGTTTGCACCGCTATAACGTGGCCGAGGGCGAGACGTCCCACACAGCCATGTTGGAGCAGGAATTCGCCGCCCTCATGGGGTCAAAATACGCGCTGGCGGTGGCGTCGGGCGGTTATGCCATTGCGACCGCGTTGCGCGCCGTTGGTGTTGGGCCGGGCGACCGCGTTCTGACCAACGCCTTCACGCTGGCCCCTGTGCCCGGTGCCATTGCCTCCGTCGGCGGCGTGCCCGTCTTTGTCGAGGTGACCGAGGCGCTGACCATTGATCTGGACGATCTGGCGGCCAAGGTCGCGAAACCGGACGCGCCAATGGTCCTGCTGCTCAGCCATATGCGTGGCCATATCTGCGACATGGACCGACTGATGGAGATCACGGACGCGGCGGGCGTGACGGTAATCGAGGATTGCGCGCATACGATGGGCGCAACGTGGAATGGGGTGCTGTCTGGGCGTCACGGTGCGATGGCGGCGTATTCAACCCAGACCTATAAACACGCGAACTCGGGCGAAGGCGGGCTTCTGATCTCGGACGATCCCGACCTGATGGCGCGGGCGATCGTGCTGTCAGGCAGCTATATGCTATATGAGCGGCATTTGGCAGGGCCGCCGCCGGAAGCATTCGAGCGGGTGAAGTATGTGACCCCCAATATTTCGGGCCGGATGGACAATTTGCGCGCGGCGATCTTGCGGCCACAGCTTCCGGGGTTGGTGGAGCGGTGTGCCGCGTGGAACGCCCGCTATCGTGTGGTCGAAGACGGGCTGCGCGACACGCCCGGTCTGACCGTGATCGAACGGCCCGCGAAAGAAGGATACGTCATGTCGTCGTTCCAGTTTCTGTTGCTGGATTGGGCCGAGGGCGATGTACAGGATGTGGTGCGCTTCTGTGCGGAGCGCGGGGTAGAGTTGAAGTGGTTCGGCGGGGCCGAGCCTGCGGGGTTCACCAGCCGCTATGACAGTTGGCGTTATGCCGATGCGCCAAGGATGCCAAAGACGGATCGGGTCTTGCGTGGTATTCTGGACCTGCGCCTGCCGCTGACCTTCAGTCGGGAGGATTGCGCGCAGATTGCGCGGATCATTCGTGATGTGGTTTTGCGGGTGTATCAGCGGGCGGCGTAG